The following proteins are co-located in the Buchnera aphidicola (Cinara curvipes) genome:
- a CDS encoding aminodeoxychorismate/anthranilate synthase component II produces the protein MSNILLLDNLDSFTYNLVDSLRSFKQIVSIYRNYTPLSVLISAIECMQNPIIVLSPGPGSPNNSGCMLELIDLIKGKIPILGICLGHQAIVQSYGGTIDLASEPMHGKTSPILHDQKDMFFNLPNPLLVARYHSLLCTSIPSSLNVNAYHYTAVMAVKHNRDRICGFQFHPESILTPMGSTLLYQTLLWLRMKK, from the coding sequence ATGTCTAATATTCTCTTATTAGATAATTTAGATTCATTTACTTATAATTTAGTAGATTCATTACGATCATTTAAACAAATAGTTTCAATATATAGAAATTATACCCCTTTATCTGTTTTAATATCTGCTATAGAGTGTATGCAGAATCCGATTATTGTTTTATCTCCAGGTCCTGGTTCACCTAATAATTCTGGATGCATGTTAGAATTAATTGATCTGATAAAAGGAAAAATTCCAATATTAGGTATTTGCTTAGGCCATCAAGCTATTGTTCAGTCGTATGGTGGTACTATTGATTTAGCATCAGAACCGATGCATGGTAAAACATCTCCTATTTTACATGATCAAAAAGATATGTTTTTTAACCTTCCTAATCCTCTGTTGGTAGCACGATACCATTCGTTATTGTGTACTTCTATTCCATCCTCTTTAAATGTTAATGCATATCATTATACGGCGGTTATGGCCGTTAAACATAATCGTGATCGTATATGTGGATTCCAATTTCATCCAGAATCTATTTTAACCCCAATGGGATCAACATTACTGTATCAGACATTACTTTGGTTACGTATGAAAAAATAA